One genomic region from Puniceicoccus vermicola encodes:
- a CDS encoding PEP-CTERM sorting domain-containing protein (PEP-CTERM proteins occur, often in large numbers, in the proteomes of bacteria that also encode an exosortase, a predicted intramembrane cysteine proteinase. The presence of a PEP-CTERM domain at a protein's C-terminus predicts cleavage within the sorting domain, followed by covalent anchoring to some some component of the (usually Gram-negative) cell surface. Many PEP-CTERM proteins exhibit an unusual sequence composition that includes large numbers of potential glycosylation sites. Expression of one such protein has been shown restore the ability of a bacterium to form floc, a type of biofilm.), with translation MKINKLAVTAGAVVVAASISQLSAQTTLIDDSFTSFNTSTWTGTSSGGASNPARVWNGSRYVVRTQVTSPNPSQYSFFTSNQTDINPFDSALEVSVSFDMISNPPLNDAESQFFAIIGEADTDSLGNYYPSTSNFDMGTGALVLSISQRTSDFLLKLVDYGGGNGSTIGEYEISAMPSNLTWGLDGTGGNKNWTIALSGATFTDTGLSDKGGSFSNYSEGTVSRLSLGAMNGAGGLGDWTSGTNIYFEGLNVTAAIPEPNAALAVGLLAAAGVAMRRRKN, from the coding sequence ATGAAGATCAACAAACTCGCAGTCACAGCTGGCGCCGTAGTCGTGGCAGCTTCGATATCTCAACTCAGCGCTCAAACCACTCTGATCGATGACAGTTTCACGTCATTCAATACTAGCACGTGGACTGGTACGAGCAGTGGGGGGGCTTCCAACCCTGCTCGGGTATGGAATGGCTCGCGTTATGTCGTTCGAACTCAAGTCACGAGTCCAAATCCATCGCAATACAGTTTCTTTACTTCGAATCAAACGGATATTAATCCATTTGATTCTGCATTAGAGGTCAGCGTGTCCTTCGATATGATTAGCAATCCGCCCCTTAATGATGCGGAGAGCCAGTTTTTTGCGATTATCGGTGAGGCGGATACAGACAGTTTGGGGAATTACTACCCTAGCACGTCCAATTTCGATATGGGCACGGGAGCTCTAGTTTTAAGCATTTCCCAGCGCACCAGTGATTTCCTTTTGAAACTTGTTGATTATGGAGGTGGTAACGGTTCAACGATCGGTGAATACGAGATCAGTGCGATGCCTTCCAACTTGACCTGGGGGCTGGATGGAACGGGTGGAAACAAGAATTGGACAATTGCCCTATCTGGAGCGACATTCACAGATACTGGGTTGAGCGATAAGGGCGGGTCATTCAGCAACTATTCTGAGGGAACCGTCTCCCGTCTAAGTTTGGGAGCGATGAATGGTGCTGGCGGTCTAGGAGATTGGACAAGTGGGACAAATATCTATTTCGAAGGTCTTAACGTCACTGCTGCCATCCCTGAACCGAATGCAGCTTTGGCTGTTGGACTGCTCGCAGCTGCTGGCGTTGCTATGCGCCGTCGGAAGAATTGA